Below is a window of Myxococcus guangdongensis DNA.
GAGCAGGTGTCGCGCTCGGTGAAGGGTGTCACCTCCAACGCCGAGGACCTGGCCGCCTCCAGCGAGCAGCTGCTCGCGTCCATGACGGAGATGAGCGCCACCGTCGCGGACCTGGTGACGCGCAACCAGTCCGGCGCGGCCTCCGCGGAGCAGGTGGGCGCCACCATCGAGGAGATGGCCAAGGGCATCTCCCGGCTCGCCTCGGACGCGCAGGTCGTCGGCGAGCGCACCACGCAGGTGGCGAACGCGGTAGGCGTGCTGGGCCGCTCGCTGGGAGAGGTGGCGCGTGACGCGACCTCCATGGCCTCCAGCGTGGAGGAGGTGGCGGCGACGTCGGAGGAGCTGGCGCGCAGCGTGCGCGGCGTGGCGGAGAGCGCGCGCGTGTTGGAGACGCATGCGACGTCCAACGCCTCCACCATGGAGGAGGTGGCCGCCAGCGTGGAGGAGGTGGCCGCCACCGCGGAGAAGAACGCCGCCGTGGTGGACGCCAACGCCTCCACCATCGAGGAGCTCGCGCGCTCGGCCCAGGCGGTGGCCAAGGCCGCCGAGGCCATCAACGCCCAGGCCTCCTCCGGCGCCTCGGCCTCCACCCAGCTGGAGTCCTCCACGCGCCGGGTGGCGCAGATGATGGAGGAGGCTCGCGCCACCGCGGACCGGGTGGGCACCCTGGCGCGCGAGGGCGGCGCCACCGTGGGGCGCTCCATCGCCGGCTTCGGCCGCATCCGCCAGTCCATCGTCGAGTCGTCGGGCGTGATGAAGGAGATGGCCAAGCGCGCCGAGGAGATTGGCGACATCGTCCAGACCATCAACCTCATCGCCGACCGCACCAACCTCTTGTCGCTCAACGCGAGCATCGAGGCGGCGCGCGCCGGGGAGCACGGCCGGGGCTTCGCGGTGGTGGCGGAGGAGATTCGCGCGCTGGCGGACCGGGCGGCGGCGGCCAGCTCGGACGTGGCGAAAATCGTGCGCGGGCTGCAGACGACGGCGCGCGAGGCGGCCACCGCCACCGGCGAGGGCATGCGCGCCTCGGACGAGGGTTCGGCGCTGGCCACCGAGGCCGAGCGCGCGCTGTCCACCATCCTCAAGGGCGTGGACGATTTGGGGCAGAACGTGCGCGAGGTGAGCCGCGCCACGGGCGAGCAGGTGCAGGCGGCGCAGGCGCTCGCGCAGGGCAACGTGCGCATGAGCGAGCAGGGGCGCCTCATCGCCACGTCCGCCACGGAGCAGGCCCAGGCGGCGCAGTCCCTGTCGCAGGGCGGCTCGGAGATGCGGCGCATGGCGCGCCAGACGATGCAGGCCTCCGGGGAGCAGGCGCGCGCGCTGCGCGAC
It encodes the following:
- a CDS encoding methyl-accepting chemotaxis protein, translated to MATQDTSAPQGQDDARGLAERLARSLRESTTLLQELEAMATRVAGTGNEQAAGSEQVRAAIEVVATHVEQTGLAVQSLVRTQRTVSDSSRQLQQESEATAGSVEEVSASVSSVRKDAAHLSAEADTTAATLEQVSRSVKGVTSNAEDLAASSEQLLASMTEMSATVADLVTRNQSGAASAEQVGATIEEMAKGISRLASDAQVVGERTTQVANAVGVLGRSLGEVARDATSMASSVEEVAATSEELARSVRGVAESARVLETHATSNASTMEEVAASVEEVAATAEKNAAVVDANASTIEELARSAQAVAKAAEAINAQASSGASASTQLESSTRRVAQMMEEARATADRVGTLAREGGATVGRSIAGFGRIRQSIVESSGVMKEMAKRAEEIGDIVQTINLIADRTNLLSLNASIEAARAGEHGRGFAVVAEEIRALADRAAAASSDVAKIVRGLQTTAREAATATGEGMRASDEGSALATEAERALSTILKGVDDLGQNVREVSRATGEQVQAAQALAQGNVRMSEQGRLIATSATEQAQAAQSLSQGGSEMRRMARQTMQASGEQARALRDVVRANGQLAEISQKVSRAVQEQAAASSDMSKGAAQMRQLVQTVSNVVGAQSKEVTGVSALAQDMASTTQRTLAGLSEQAKAAAEVTRAMEVTRKEVAQSSRGMAEQARALKQAEAASRQVAQLAGSVTRATDEQAQALVALVKGADEVRRVAKGTARALDEQAEVLGSLAVSAQRQATGIASVARASAEATQVTEGLARGVEEMRTRAREITVTTAQQVRAAASNAAEVREVSTRLGQLSRMQAEQLESLSRMGGTKPPESTGAELARERQA